In one Solanum dulcamara chromosome 1, daSolDulc1.2, whole genome shotgun sequence genomic region, the following are encoded:
- the LOC129887522 gene encoding transcription factor bHLH118-like yields the protein MDCLSEIFSSKKIKDHDQQLIQIPSTPSPCQPHNQDLATNDPNYKRKRSTSDHNERDSLTRTTSVQKKILHRDIERHRRQEMAYLYANLRSHLPYESIKGKRSSSDHMKEAVNYIKQLENNIKELEIKRKKLEKLALCSSKENKHFHDYVTINSCDCGVEILINERLPLSRVLEELVKRQLNVVSCVSTKVNERLLHRIQLEESDVSCTCMDGLVQKLAEMIVLDS from the exons ATGGACTGTCTTTCAGAGATCTTCTCTTCCAAGAAAATCAAAGATCATGATCAACAATTGATTCAGATTCCCTCCACTCCATCTCCATGCCAACCCCATAATCAAGATCTGGCCACAAATGATCCTAATTATAAAAGGAAGCGGTCGACAAGTGATCATAATGAAAGAGATTCTTTAACCAGAACCACTTCGGTTCAGAAGAAAATATTGCATAGAGATATTGAAAGACATAGAAGGCAAGAAATGGCTTATCTTTATGCTAATCTTAGATCACATCTTCCTTATGAATCTATCAAG GGAAAGCGATCATCATCAGATCACATGAAAGAAGCAGTGAATTACATCAAACAATTagagaataacatcaaagaacttgaaataaagagaaaaaaacttgaaaaattggcCTTGTGTTCTTCCAAGGAGAATAAACATTTTCACGATTATGTGACAATAAACTCATGCGACTGTGGTGTGGAGATTTTGATAAATGAAAGGCTTCCCCTCTCAAGAGTGCTTGAAGAGCTAGTGAAGAGACAACTCAATGTTGTTAGCTGTGTCTCAACCAAAGTAAATGAAAGATTACTCCATAGGATTCAACTTGAG GAGAGTGATGTTTCATGCACGTGCATGGATGGTTTGGTACAAAAGCTTGCTGAGATGATTGTGTTGGACTCTTGA